In Daphnia pulex isolate KAP4 chromosome 7, ASM2113471v1, one genomic interval encodes:
- the LOC124197968 gene encoding uncharacterized protein LOC124197968, with protein MQFLKIALFFALVALASSSSSCSQAPGTTITSVTTTVTTVTADEDSDSGLLSSHERSIIRKTWDQAKKDGDVPPKILFRFIVANPEYQKMFKSFATVPQNELMGNGNFLAQAYTILAGLNVVIQSLSSQELLANQINALGGAHQPRGATPIMFEQFGAITEEVLAEELGIAFNAEARQAWKNGMRALVVGISKNLKKAEDLADPQTKLTPHQIHDVQRSWENIRANRNSLVSAIFVKLFKETPRVQKHFAKFANVAVDSLSGNADYEKQVALVADRLDTIISAMDDKLQLLGNINYMRYTHQPPRAIPRQTFEDFARLLIDGLTASGVSADDMDSWKGVLTIFVNGVSPKQ; from the exons ATGCAGTTCCTCAAGATCGCTCTTTTCTTTGCCTTGGTGGCTCTTGCCAGCTCCTCCTCTTCCTGCTCTCAGGCT cCCGGAACCACCATTACCAGCGTTACCACGACCGTCACCACTGTGACAGCCGATGAAGACAGCGACAGCGGACTCCTCAGCTCACACGAACGCAGCATCATCCGCAAGACCTGGGACCAAGCCAAGAAGGACGGAGATGTTCCTCCTAAGATCCTCTTCCG CTTCATCGTCGCCAACCCCGAATACCAAAAGATGTTCAAGTCCTTCGCCACTGTTCCCCAGAACGAACTTATGGGCAACGGAAACTTCTTGGCTCAGGCCTACACCATCTTGGCCGGTTTGAACGTCGTCATCCAGTCCCTGTCCAGCCAGGAGCTTTTGGCTAACCAAATCAACGCTCTCGGAGGTGCTCACCAGCCCCGCGGAGCTACCCCCATCATGTTCGAG caaTTCGGTGCCATCACTGAAGAAGTCCTGGCTGAAGAGCTCGGCATCGCCTTCAACGCTGAAGCCAGACAGGCCTGGAAGAACGGTATGCGCGCTTTGGTCGTTGGCATCTCCAAGAACCTCAA GAAAGCCGAAGATTTGGCTGATCCTCAGACCAAGTTGACCCCCCATCAAATTCATGATGTCCAGAGAAGCTGGGAAAACATCCGTGCCAACCGCAACTCTTTGGTCTCCGCCATCTTCGTCAA GCTCTTCAAGGAGACTCCTCGCGTCCAGAAGCACTTCGCCAAGTTCGCCAATGTCGCTGTCGATTCTCTGTCCGGCAATGCCGATTACGAGAAGCAAGTCGCCTTGGTCGCTGACCGCCTGGACACCATCATTTCCGCCATGGACGATAAACTGCAACTGTTGGGCAACATTAACTACATGCGTTACACTCACCAGCCTCCTCGTGCCATCCCTCGCCAGACTTTCGAG GACTTTGCCCGTCTTCTTATCGATGGCCTTACTGCCAGCGGAGTCTCTGCTGATGACATGGACTCGTGGAAGGGCGTTCTGACCATCTTTGTCAACGGTGTTTCCCCCAAGCAATAA
- the LOC124197967 gene encoding uncharacterized protein LOC124197967, translating to MKSNPLTSVCDLIFSEDTFSMQFFNVALVFGVLAIASAYSQAPGTTTTTVTTTVTTVTADEGTDSGLLSAHERSIIRKTWDQAKKDGDVPPKILFRFIVANPEYQKMFKSFATVPQNELMGNGNFLAQAYTILAGLNVVIQSLSSQELLANQINALGGAHQPRGATPIMFEQFGAITEEVLAEELGIAFNAEARQAWKNGIRALVAGISKNLKKAEDLADPQTKLTPHQIRDVQTSWENLRSDRNSLVSAIFVKIFKETPRAQKHFAKFANVAVDSLTADAEYNKQVALVADRLDTIIAAMNDKLQLLGNINYMRYSHQPPRAIPRERFEDFARLLLDVLASKGVSADDMDSWKGVLTVFVNGVSPRQ from the exons ATGAAAAGCAATCCATTAACATCAGTTTGCGATCTGATATTTTCAGAAGACACGTTCAGCATGCAGTTCTTCAACGTTGCCCTCGTTTTCGGCGTCTTGGCTATCGCCAGCGCTTACTCTCAAGCT ccCGGAACCACCACTACCACTGTCACCACGACCGTCACCACCGTGACAGCTGATGAAGGCACCGACAGCGGACTCCTCAGCGCACACGAACGCAGCATCATCCGCAAGACCTGGGACCAAGCCAAGAAGGACGGTGATGTTCCTCCTAAGATCCTCTTCCG tTTCATCGTCGCCAACCCCGAATACCAAAAGATGTTCAAGTCCTTCGCCACCGTTCCCCAGAACGAACTTATGGGCAACGGAAACTTCTTGGCCCAGGCTTACACCATCTTGGCCGGTTTGAACGTCGTCATCCAGTCCCTGTCCAGCCAGGAACTTTTGGCTAACCAAATCAACGCTCTCGGAGGTGCTCACCAGCCCCGCGGAGCCACCCCCATCATGTTCGAG caaTTCGGTGCCATCACTGAAGAAGTTCTGGCTGAAGAGCTCGGCATCGCCTTCAACGCTGAAGCCAGACAGGCCTGGAAGAACGGAATCCGCGCTTTGGTCGCTGGCATCTCCAAGAACCTCAA GAAAGCCGAAGACTTGGCTGATCCCCAAACTAAACTGACCCCCCACCAGATCCGCGATGTCCAGACCAGCTGGGAAAACCTCCGCAGTGACCGCAACTCTTTGGTCTCCGCCATCTTCGTCAA GATCTTCAAGGAGACTCCCCGTGCCCAGAAGCACTTCGCCAAGTTCGCTAACGTCGCCGTCGATTCCTTGACCGCCGATGCCGAGTACAACAAACAAGTCGCTTTGGTTGCCGACCGTCTCGACACCATCATTGCCGCCATGAACGATAAACTGCAACTTTTGGGCAACATCAACTACATGCGCTACTCTCACCAGCCTCCTCGCGCCATTCCCCGTGAACGTTTCGAG GACTTCGCTCGCTTGCTCCTCGATGTTCTCGCCTCGAAGGGAGTCTCTGCTGATGATATGGACTCCTGGAAGGGCGTTCTGACTGTCTTCGTTAACGGAGTTTCACCCAGACAGTAA
- the LOC124197979 gene encoding uncharacterized protein LOC124197979 → MIRIWLLLAVGSLAAVSYDAEHQTNRGADDELVLSGTGDYSSPIADVKSDEKLERKRRQSSSSRTALSLPDNTSLKIAFDMSVGISPLNNTFSSFTMSLPFRFVLPTFTQLNNRYGSLDQLEKDLSDEGQIESNLIDYDFLEEQRANEQRRTVYQHIEILFKKFGFDGEVCMQRAICELAEAPLAHHGILGKLMHLVFTPSLLEFPKIMRQFLTAHGNSNNNRVRRDATLLPELELIEKPLEDQYTHAYRTGKENKCWARYSSCPISLFTLLNI, encoded by the exons atgATCCGCATCTGGTTGTTGTTAGCGGTTGGAAGCCTCGCTGCTGTTTCCTACGATGCCGAGCATCAAACAAATCGCGGTGCTGACGACGAATTAGTGCTGTCGGGCACGGGAGACTACAGCAGCCCCATTGCCGACGTGAAATCTGACGAGAAGCTGGAACGAAAGCGCCGGCAGAGTTCCAGCAGTCGGACGGCTTTATCACTGCCAGATAACACGAGCCTCAAAATAGCGTTCGACATGTCTGTGGGCATCAGTCCACTCAACAACACCTTCTCCTCGTTCACCATGAGCTTACCTTTCCGCTTCGTCTTGCCGACATTCACGCAGCTCAACAATCGCTACGGCAGTCTGGATCAACTCGAAAAAGACCTGAGCGATGAAGGGCAAATCGAGAGCAATCTGATCGATTACGACTTTCTCGAAGAACAACGAGCGAACGAACAGAGGCGGACCGTTTACCAACATATTGAGATTCTGTTCAAAAA GTTTGGATTCGACGGCGAAGTTTGTATGCAACGGGCCATTTGCGAGCTGGCCGAAGCTCCATTGGCCCACCACGGAATCCTAGGCAAACTGATGCATCTGGTTTTCAC GCCAAGCCTGCTAGAATTTCCCAAAATCATGCGACAGTTTCTGACCGCCCatggcaacagcaacaacaaccgtgTCCGGCGCGATGCTACGTTGCTGCCCGAGCTGGAGTTGATTGAAAAGCCACTGGAAGACCAGTACACTCACGCTTATCGCACTGGCAAAGAAAACAAGTGCTGGGCGCGCTACTCCTCCTGCCCCATCTCCCTATTCACGCTTCTAAATATTTAA